From Oreochromis niloticus isolate F11D_XX linkage group LG1, O_niloticus_UMD_NMBU, whole genome shotgun sequence, a single genomic window includes:
- the ubl7b gene encoding ubiquitin-like protein 7b isoform X2, producing the protein MASSEWNLSLKLVDQPKSIFHFPEMMPGDVPPGGYRVATLKQLVAAQFPDSIPDPELIEFIHCGRKLKDDLTLDACGIQPGSTLHILKKTWPEPESSPEPVNRVTAAREFRVFHAALHSLSSAYRDSVYKMLTNKESLDQIIVATPGLRSDPVALGVLQDKDLFVQFTDPNMLDGLISSHPALVNAIILVLHSVAGSMPAQSSASSSRNVSASSYSDMPGGFMFEGMSDDEDEFQSSSPAGPSNRGGVSAGMRPVSLSHSGATGPRPITQSELATALALASTPDSSAVTPTTSSQSDPSSGIAPMPAGTPVSNDLFSQALQQALQATNMSALQGRWQSQMQQLRDMGIQDEELMLRALQATDGDIQAALELIFAGGQGL; encoded by the exons ATGGCCTCGTCAGAATGGAATCTGTCTTTGAAGCTGGTTGATCAGCCCAAATCCATCTTCCACTTCCCGGAGATGATGCCAGGTGATGTTCCACCTGGAGGATACAGGGTCGCCACCCTGAAACAGCTTGTTGCAGCTCAGTTCCCAGACTCCATCCCAGACCCTGAGCTAATAG agtTCATCCACTGTGGCCGGAAACTTAAAGATGACCTTACACTGGATGCCTGTGGGATTCAACCAGGATCCACCTTACACATCCTCAAAAAGACATGGCCAGAGCCAGAGAGTAGTCCAG AGCCTGTAAACAGGGTAACTGCAGCAAGGGAGTTCAGGGTGTTTCATGCTGCTCTTCATTCTCTCAGCTCTGCCTACAGGGACTCA GTCTATAAAATGCTGACAAATAAAGAGTCTCTGGATCAGATTATTGTAGCCACACCTGGACTCAGGTCAGATCCAGTTGCTCTAG GAGTGCTCCAGGATAAAGATCTCTTTGTACAGTTTACAGACCCCAACATGCTGGATGG GTTAATCAGTTCACATCCGGCCCTTGTCAACGCCATTATCCTGGTCCTGCATTCTGTGGCAGGCAGTATGCCCGCTCAGTCCAGTGCCAGCTCTTCTCGCAATGTATCAGCCAGTTCATACAGTGATATGCCGG GAGGCTTCATGTTTGAGGGCATGTCAGATGATGAGGATGAATTCCAGTCT AGTAGCCCAGCAGGCCCTTCTAACAGAGGCGGAGTCTCGGCGGGAATGCGTCCAGTGTCCCTGAGCCATAGTGGAGCAACAGGACCGAGACCTATTACACAGAGTGAGCTGGCAACTGCACTGGCCCTTGCTAGCACTCCTGATAGCAGCGCTGTCACCCCGACAACGTCAAGCCAA TCGGACCCCTCCAGTGGCATAGCCCCCATGCCAGCAGGGACACCAGTCAGTAACGATCTTTTCAGCCAAGCACTACAGCAAGCTCTGCAAGCCACCAACATGTCTGCTCTGCAG gGCCGCTGGCAGTCCCAGATGCAGCAGCTCAGAGATATGGGGATCCAGGATGAGGAGCTGATGCTGAGGGCGCTACAGGCCACAGATGGTGACATCCAGGCTGCCCTCGAGCTCATATTTGCCGGAGGCCAAGGACTCTGA
- the ubl7b gene encoding ubiquitin-like protein 7b isoform X1, translating into MASSEWNLSLKLVDQPKSIFHFPEMMPGDVPPGGYRVATLKQLVAAQFPDSIPDPELIEFIHCGRKLKDDLTLDACGIQPGSTLHILKKTWPEPESSPEPVNRVTAAREFRVFHAALHSLSSAYRDSVSRGNTLTVYKMLTNKESLDQIIVATPGLRSDPVALGVLQDKDLFVQFTDPNMLDGLISSHPALVNAIILVLHSVAGSMPAQSSASSSRNVSASSYSDMPGGFMFEGMSDDEDEFQSSSPAGPSNRGGVSAGMRPVSLSHSGATGPRPITQSELATALALASTPDSSAVTPTTSSQSDPSSGIAPMPAGTPVSNDLFSQALQQALQATNMSALQGRWQSQMQQLRDMGIQDEELMLRALQATDGDIQAALELIFAGGQGL; encoded by the exons ATGGCCTCGTCAGAATGGAATCTGTCTTTGAAGCTGGTTGATCAGCCCAAATCCATCTTCCACTTCCCGGAGATGATGCCAGGTGATGTTCCACCTGGAGGATACAGGGTCGCCACCCTGAAACAGCTTGTTGCAGCTCAGTTCCCAGACTCCATCCCAGACCCTGAGCTAATAG agtTCATCCACTGTGGCCGGAAACTTAAAGATGACCTTACACTGGATGCCTGTGGGATTCAACCAGGATCCACCTTACACATCCTCAAAAAGACATGGCCAGAGCCAGAGAGTAGTCCAG AGCCTGTAAACAGGGTAACTGCAGCAAGGGAGTTCAGGGTGTTTCATGCTGCTCTTCATTCTCTCAGCTCTGCCTACAGGGACTCAGTGAGTAGAGGAAACACACTCACG GTCTATAAAATGCTGACAAATAAAGAGTCTCTGGATCAGATTATTGTAGCCACACCTGGACTCAGGTCAGATCCAGTTGCTCTAG GAGTGCTCCAGGATAAAGATCTCTTTGTACAGTTTACAGACCCCAACATGCTGGATGG GTTAATCAGTTCACATCCGGCCCTTGTCAACGCCATTATCCTGGTCCTGCATTCTGTGGCAGGCAGTATGCCCGCTCAGTCCAGTGCCAGCTCTTCTCGCAATGTATCAGCCAGTTCATACAGTGATATGCCGG GAGGCTTCATGTTTGAGGGCATGTCAGATGATGAGGATGAATTCCAGTCT AGTAGCCCAGCAGGCCCTTCTAACAGAGGCGGAGTCTCGGCGGGAATGCGTCCAGTGTCCCTGAGCCATAGTGGAGCAACAGGACCGAGACCTATTACACAGAGTGAGCTGGCAACTGCACTGGCCCTTGCTAGCACTCCTGATAGCAGCGCTGTCACCCCGACAACGTCAAGCCAA TCGGACCCCTCCAGTGGCATAGCCCCCATGCCAGCAGGGACACCAGTCAGTAACGATCTTTTCAGCCAAGCACTACAGCAAGCTCTGCAAGCCACCAACATGTCTGCTCTGCAG gGCCGCTGGCAGTCCCAGATGCAGCAGCTCAGAGATATGGGGATCCAGGATGAGGAGCTGATGCTGAGGGCGCTACAGGCCACAGATGGTGACATCCAGGCTGCCCTCGAGCTCATATTTGCCGGAGGCCAAGGACTCTGA